Below is a genomic region from Delftia tsuruhatensis.
AGCTGGTGCTGCATGCGGCCCTGTTCGGCGAGAAGGACCTGCATGGCCTGTTCAGCTTCGCACGTGCCTACTTCATGGTCGATACCGATGTGCCCAGCGCCTATGTGCAGTTCCTGCGCAGCCTCATGCCGCGCAAGCCGCGCGCCGAGCTGTACAACGCCCTGGGCCTGGCCAAGCAGGGCAAGACACTGTTCTACCGTGATTTCCTGCACCATCTGCGCCATTCACGCGACCAGTTCCGCATCGCCCCGGGCATCAAGGGCATGGTCATGCTGGTCTTCGACCTGCCCAGCTTCCCCTATGTGTTCAAACTGATCAAGGACCGCTTCGCAGCGCCCAAGGAGATCACCCGCGAGCAGGTCAGGGCCAAGTACCGCCTGGTCAAGCAGCACGACCGCGTGGGGCGCATGGCCGACACGCTGGAGTACAGCCTGGTGGCCTTTCCGCGCGAGCGTTTTTCCGAAGCGCTGATCGCCGAGATCCTGGAGCATGCACCCAGCCAGGTGGAGATCAGCGACCGCGATGGCGACGGGCAGCAGGAGGTCATCATCTCCCACCTCTACATCGAGCGGCGCATGGTGCCGCTCAACATCCTGCTGCAGGAATGCTTCGACGCGGGCCTGGACCTGCCGGCGCCGCGCCAGGCGCTGGAGAACGCCGTGCTCGAGTACGGCAATGCCATCAAGGACCTGGTCGCGGCCAATATCTTCCCGGGCGACATGCTGTGGAAGAACTTCGGCATCACGCGCGGCGGCAAGGTGGTGTTCTACGACTACGACGAGATCGAATACCTGACCGACTGCCATTTCCGCCAGGTGCCCGCACCACGCAACGAGGAAGACGAACTCAGCGGCGAGGTCTGGTACCCGGTGGGGCCGCGAGATGTCTTTCCGGAAACCTTCGCCCCCTTCCTGCTGGGCAACCCCGCCGTGCGCGAAGTGTTCATGCGCCACCATGCGGACCTGCTGGATCCTGCCTTCTGGCAGGCACATCAGCAGCGCATCAGAGAAGGGCACGTACATGATGTCTTTCCCTACGAGCGCAGCCGCTGGCTGGCCTGACCCGTTTTTCCCGTTCACCATCACGACAACCAAGGAGATAGAGCAATGCAAGACCCCATCGTCATCGTCGGCGCGGCCCGCACCCCCATGGGTGCCTTCCAGGGCGACTTCGCCGACCTCGCGGCCCATGATCTGGGCGGCGCGGCCATCCGGGCGGCCGTGGAGCGTGCCGGCGTCGCTCCCGAAAAGGTGGATGAAGTGCTGTTCGGCAACTGTCTGATGGCGGGCCAGGGCCAGGCGCCCGCACGCCAGGCCGGCTTCAAGGGCGGGCTGCCGCGCAGCACGGGCGCCGTGACCCTGTCCAAGATGTGCGGCGCCGGCATGGAGGCCACCATCCTGGCCCATGACCAGCTGGTCGCGGGCAGCCGCGACGTGGTCGTCTCAGGTGGCATGGAAAGCATGACCAATGCGCCCTACCTGCTCAAGAAGGGCCGCGGCGGCTACCGCATGGGCCACGACAAGGTCTATGACCACATGATGCTTGACGGCCTGGAGGATGCCTACGAGCCTGGCCGCTCCATGGGCACCTTCGGCGAGGACTGCGCCGCCAGATACCACTTCACGCGCGAGCAGCAGGATGCCTACGCCATCGAGAGCGTCAAGCGCGCCCAGGCAGCGACCGAGAGCGGCGCCTTCAAGGCCGAGATCACGCCCGTCACCGTGTCCACGCGCAAGGGCGATGTCACGGTCAGCATCGACGAAGGCCCGGCCAAGGCCAAGCTGGACAAGATTTCCAGCCTCAAGCCCGCCTTCAAGAAGGACGGCACGATCACGGCCGCTTCCAGCTCCAGCATCAACGACGGCGCGGCAGCCCTGGTGCTGATGCGCGAATCCACGGCCAGGGAACTGGGTTGCAAGCCGCTGGCGCGCATCGTGGCCCATGCCACGCATGCCCAGGAGCCCGAGTGGTTCACCACGGCCCCTGTCGGTGCCACGCAAAAGGCGCTGAAGAAGGCCGGCTGGACGGCTGGCGATGTGGATCTGTGGGAGGTCAACGAAGCCTTCGCCGTCGTGCCCATGGCGCTGATGGCCGAGCTGGGCGTGCCGCGTGACAAGGTCAACGTCAACGGTGGCGCCTGCGCGCTGGGCCACCCCATCGGGGCCAGTGGTGCGCGCATCCTGGTCACCTTGCTGCATGCCTTGCAGGCGCGTGGCGCCAAGCGCGGACTGGCGACATTGTGCATAGGTGGCGGCGAAGGAACCGCCATGGCGATAGAACTGGTCTAAGCTTGCGGCCGAGGCCGGTCTTCATGCGAACACCGGTCCTTCCTGTCTGCATTTGGAGCCATCCCGACCATGATCACCAGCGAAGAACAGTTGCGAAGCCTTTATGCGATGCCGGCCGAGAGGGCCCTGCTCAAGCAGCAGGTGGACCTGGACCGGCATTGCCTGCGCTTCATCGCGCTGTCGCCGCTGTGCATCGTGGCCACGGGGGGAGCGGCGGGCACGATGATGGATGCCTCGCCGCGCGGCGGAAAGCCGGGCTTCGTCAAGGCGCCCGACAACCAGACGCTGCTGATTCCCGACTCCGGTGGCAACAACCGGCTGGACAGCTTC
It encodes:
- the aceK gene encoding bifunctional isocitrate dehydrogenase kinase/phosphatase, whose product is MSMATKETLLAHDIARAMMDGFNRHYRLFRAESARAKHRFETADWLGQQRAQRERIEFYDLRVRECVRRLEKEFSAGAQPMALWQQVKRHYIGLMVNHLQPELAETFFNSVTTKILHRTHFQNDFIFVRPAVSTEYIENQDPTARPAYLAFYPTRETLPQTLREVVEQFALQRPFEDLDRDIARLVERLEPQLQAMRLYANFQIQVLSSLFFRNKGAYIVGKVINGFVELSWAVPILHGDGGKLVLHAALFGEKDLHGLFSFARAYFMVDTDVPSAYVQFLRSLMPRKPRAELYNALGLAKQGKTLFYRDFLHHLRHSRDQFRIAPGIKGMVMLVFDLPSFPYVFKLIKDRFAAPKEITREQVRAKYRLVKQHDRVGRMADTLEYSLVAFPRERFSEALIAEILEHAPSQVEISDRDGDGQQEVIISHLYIERRMVPLNILLQECFDAGLDLPAPRQALENAVLEYGNAIKDLVAANIFPGDMLWKNFGITRGGKVVFYDYDEIEYLTDCHFRQVPAPRNEEDELSGEVWYPVGPRDVFPETFAPFLLGNPAVREVFMRHHADLLDPAFWQAHQQRIREGHVHDVFPYERSRWLA
- a CDS encoding acetyl-CoA C-acyltransferase, encoding MQDPIVIVGAARTPMGAFQGDFADLAAHDLGGAAIRAAVERAGVAPEKVDEVLFGNCLMAGQGQAPARQAGFKGGLPRSTGAVTLSKMCGAGMEATILAHDQLVAGSRDVVVSGGMESMTNAPYLLKKGRGGYRMGHDKVYDHMMLDGLEDAYEPGRSMGTFGEDCAARYHFTREQQDAYAIESVKRAQAATESGAFKAEITPVTVSTRKGDVTVSIDEGPAKAKLDKISSLKPAFKKDGTITAASSSSINDGAAALVLMRESTARELGCKPLARIVAHATHAQEPEWFTTAPVGATQKALKKAGWTAGDVDLWEVNEAFAVVPMALMAELGVPRDKVNVNGGACALGHPIGASGARILVTLLHALQARGAKRGLATLCIGGGEGTAMAIELV